In Desulfovibrio porci, one genomic interval encodes:
- a CDS encoding tyrosine-type recombinase/integrase, which translates to MSDVTSRKYIKTKFEGVFYRQSAKRDPRTGEPDRIYCFCFTDTQGKGHWKTVGRHSKGIRPTLVQKERAKFLAEIAVTGVNPVEREKVTIGDLVDAYLAWGKSEGKSVSQHYSQYQAHLKDKIHSLPVVELTPNLLSTLKAQLLKTPTGNTKAKKSTGKSKARTGKRKTLAGQTVNNIFSFMRSAINHAIATSMWSGVNPLSTKGGTWKMVTANNERLRFLTREEAKALLDDLEKRHPQLHDMALLSLRTGLRPTEIFKLRGQDVDANACGLYIIQKGGKRVFVRVPEDMIRMLQAYKRKPAEPIFQQPRKKTAFTKTPACFKTAVRKLGLEPENCDSLYMVTLHTMRHTFASWLAQSGKVTLMELQKLMRHKNITMTMRYAHLFPGQESEKLSIIGDMLA; encoded by the coding sequence ATGAGCGACGTAACCAGCCGAAAATACATAAAGACCAAGTTTGAGGGCGTTTTCTACCGCCAGTCCGCCAAACGTGACCCGCGAACCGGTGAGCCGGATCGTATCTACTGTTTTTGTTTCACGGACACCCAGGGCAAAGGCCACTGGAAAACTGTCGGCAGACACAGTAAGGGCATCCGTCCGACTCTGGTTCAAAAAGAACGCGCAAAATTCCTTGCGGAGATTGCCGTCACCGGCGTCAACCCCGTCGAACGGGAAAAAGTCACCATCGGAGACCTGGTGGACGCCTATCTTGCATGGGGCAAAAGCGAAGGAAAGTCCGTCAGCCAGCACTATAGTCAATATCAGGCGCATCTCAAGGATAAAATTCACTCCCTGCCTGTGGTCGAACTGACGCCCAATCTTCTTTCCACCCTCAAAGCTCAGCTTCTGAAGACACCTACCGGGAATACGAAGGCCAAAAAGAGCACAGGCAAGTCCAAAGCCAGAACAGGGAAACGGAAAACGCTGGCCGGGCAGACCGTGAACAATATCTTTTCGTTCATGCGATCTGCCATAAACCATGCTATCGCCACGAGTATGTGGAGCGGAGTCAACCCGCTGTCCACCAAGGGCGGTACATGGAAAATGGTGACGGCCAACAATGAAAGGTTGCGTTTCCTGACCAGAGAGGAAGCCAAGGCCCTTCTGGACGACCTTGAAAAGCGTCATCCCCAGTTGCATGACATGGCTCTGCTCTCCCTGCGAACCGGCCTCCGGCCCACGGAAATTTTCAAGCTGCGTGGACAGGACGTGGATGCTAACGCCTGCGGTCTTTATATCATTCAGAAAGGCGGCAAGCGTGTTTTCGTCCGAGTACCTGAGGACATGATCCGGATGCTCCAGGCGTATAAGCGCAAACCTGCGGAACCCATCTTCCAGCAGCCCCGCAAGAAGACGGCCTTCACTAAAACTCCCGCGTGCTTCAAAACCGCCGTCAGAAAACTCGGTCTGGAGCCAGAAAACTGCGACAGTCTGTATATGGTCACATTGCATACCATGCGGCATACGTTCGCATCCTGGCTGGCACAGTCCGGCAAGGTCACACTCATGGAACTGCAAAAGCTCATGCGCCATAAGAACATCACCATGACCATGCGGTATGCCCATTTGTTCCCCGGCCAGGAAAGCGAAAAGCTCTCGATTATCGGGGATATGCTTGCCTGA
- a CDS encoding alpha/beta hydrolase has protein sequence MQCLLLHGIGGSPFEMLPLADALAAAGFAAHAPALPGHGGTEEAYLASSFAQWRAFARTEYARLSGEGPVLLAGYSLGGILALDVAQAAARGELPPPAGLLALATPLFFHKYFPFFAVSWRFFLLPLQARLRPVLRVPPRDPASRAVAPWQGHEEICCLRHFAEVERALPAIRRDLPLIRAPLCIVQLRSDMSCRPYNAFYLARRSAAPVTHLHLLRVRSPHGGHLPTMHRESREKVAALAVSFAQEAAEATKACKFTPQGL, from the coding sequence ATGCAGTGTCTGCTCCTGCACGGGATCGGCGGCAGCCCGTTTGAAATGCTGCCCCTGGCCGACGCCCTGGCGGCGGCGGGCTTTGCGGCCCACGCTCCGGCCCTGCCCGGCCACGGCGGCACGGAAGAAGCCTACCTGGCTTCCTCCTTCGCCCAGTGGCGGGCCTTCGCCCGCACGGAATACGCCCGTCTGAGCGGGGAGGGTCCCGTCCTGCTGGCGGGCTATTCGCTGGGCGGCATTCTGGCGCTGGATGTGGCCCAGGCGGCGGCGCGCGGCGAGCTTCCGCCCCCCGCTGGCCTGCTGGCCCTGGCCACTCCGCTGTTTTTTCACAAATATTTCCCCTTCTTCGCCGTGAGCTGGCGCTTTTTCCTGTTGCCCCTCCAGGCCCGGTTGCGGCCCGTGCTGCGCGTGCCCCCGCGCGATCCGGCCTCCCGCGCCGTGGCCCCCTGGCAGGGGCATGAGGAAATCTGCTGCCTGCGACATTTCGCGGAGGTGGAGCGCGCCCTGCCCGCCATCCGTCGCGACCTGCCTCTGATCCGCGCGCCGCTCTGCATCGTGCAATTGCGCAGCGACATGAGCTGCCGCCCGTACAACGCCTTTTATCTGGCGCGGCGCAGCGCCGCGCCGGTGACGCACCTGCACCTGTTGCGCGTGCGCAGCCCGCACGGCGGCCATTTGCCCACAATGCACAGGGAAAGCCGGGAAAAGGTTGCGGCGCTGGCCGTATCCTTCGCGCAAGAGGCTGCCGAAGCCACAAAGGCTTGCAAATTCACGCCGCAGGGGCTATAA
- the yajC gene encoding preprotein translocase subunit YajC produces MFESVAFAMGTPQAGGAPASGTDMLMQFLPLILMFVIFWFLLIRPQQKRAKAHKQMLTELKRGDHVVTSSGLIGRILEIDDEQVLLESGEAKVRISRAAIGGLLPARGGKEAKAEEKK; encoded by the coding sequence TTGTTTGAATCCGTAGCTTTTGCCATGGGCACGCCCCAAGCCGGCGGAGCTCCCGCCAGCGGCACGGACATGCTGATGCAGTTCCTGCCGCTGATCCTGATGTTCGTCATTTTCTGGTTCCTGCTGATCCGTCCCCAGCAGAAGCGGGCCAAGGCCCACAAGCAGATGCTGACCGAACTGAAACGGGGCGACCATGTGGTGACCTCCAGCGGGCTCATCGGCCGCATCCTTGAGATCGACGACGAGCAGGTGTTGCTGGAATCCGGCGAAGCCAAAGTGCGTATTTCCCGCGCGGCTATCGGCGGTCTGTTGCCGGCCCGGGGCGGCAAGGAAGCCAAGGCCGAAGAAAAGAAATAA
- a CDS encoding capsular polysaccharide export protein, LipB/KpsS family, with the protein MLSRSVRRKRSAQALRAASRAHASYFLFPLQFDADSQVRRYSPYSGMKEAIACVLTSFARSAPADTHLIIRNHPLDNGLIDYAGFIASFAAACGISDRVHFIEGGKAHQMMDKSLGVVVLNSTIGISALRQAKPVYCVGTSIYTKPGLAVTSAEMPLDAFWSHPRGPETAAIADFERVLKTHALVNGNFYTREGISTAIDGILQRLGRH; encoded by the coding sequence GTGCTGAGCCGTTCCGTCCGGCGGAAGCGTTCCGCTCAGGCCCTTCGGGCCGCGTCCCGCGCCCATGCGTCGTACTTTCTCTTTCCCCTCCAGTTTGACGCCGATTCCCAGGTACGCCGCTATTCACCCTACAGCGGCATGAAGGAAGCCATTGCCTGTGTGCTGACTTCCTTTGCTCGAAGCGCCCCGGCGGATACCCATCTCATTATCCGCAATCACCCGCTGGATAACGGCCTGATCGACTATGCGGGCTTCATTGCTTCCTTTGCTGCGGCCTGCGGCATCAGTGACCGGGTGCACTTCATTGAGGGCGGCAAGGCACACCAGATGATGGACAAAAGCCTCGGTGTGGTGGTGCTGAATTCCACTATAGGGATTTCGGCTCTTCGTCAGGCCAAGCCGGTCTACTGCGTGGGAACGTCCATCTACACCAAGCCCGGCCTCGCGGTGACCAGCGCGGAAATGCCGCTGGACGCCTTCTGGAGCCATCCGCGTGGACCGGAAACGGCTGCGATTGCGGATTTCGAGCGTGTGCTCAAGACTCATGCCCTGGTCAACGGGAATTTCTATACCCGGGAGGGCATCAGCACGGCCATTGACGGGATTCTGCAAAGGCTGGGAAGGCATTAG
- a CDS encoding capsular polysaccharide export protein, LipB/KpsS family: protein MDEEQVTDLHVFGDWRPLHREAVLLARVRGIRVWAYEEGYLRPDYITMEQGGVNGLSSLPNTREGMAELAAHCPDVPEARKGGNPQTVKTWRAIAHYAGTIFLWVFKPTVRRAPAARSGAGFCAC from the coding sequence ATGGATGAGGAACAGGTGACGGACCTCCATGTCTTCGGAGACTGGCGGCCCCTGCACCGGGAAGCCGTCCTGCTGGCTAGAGTCCGGGGCATCCGGGTCTGGGCCTATGAGGAAGGTTATCTGCGCCCGGACTACATCACAATGGAGCAAGGCGGTGTAAACGGCCTTTCCTCCCTGCCGAACACCAGAGAAGGCATGGCGGAACTTGCCGCCCACTGTCCGGACGTTCCCGAAGCCCGGAAAGGCGGCAATCCGCAAACCGTCAAGACATGGCGGGCCATCGCCCATTATGCGGGAACCATCTTTCTCTGGGTTTTTAAACCCACCGTCCGCAGAGCGCCAGCCGCGAGGTCTGGGGCTGGTTTCTGCGCGTGCTGA
- a CDS encoding prepilin peptidase, with product MESAFPVLAGLLGLVLGSFYAACAYGYIHGLPFFRPRSVCPRCGVTLRARDLVPVASWLALRGRCAACGGRISLFYPLVESVSCLCAVLLAVRFGVSPAFWVQLALCGVLITASGIDARIAVLPDALTLGGALVLCPLMVWSTALTWRDSCAGALLGFALAGGLHLFFRYVRKKTALGLGDVKLFLLLGGVCGWQGLPGICLISSVTAASALILLHLRAAGNDGNGSGPSIFARPIPFGPFLSLGAFTYLLWSGSGQFRLILHF from the coding sequence GTGGAGTCCGCATTTCCCGTCCTGGCGGGACTGCTGGGGCTGGTTCTGGGCAGTTTTTATGCAGCCTGCGCCTATGGTTATATCCACGGCCTGCCCTTTTTCCGCCCGCGTTCCGTCTGCCCGCGTTGCGGCGTGACGTTGCGCGCCAGAGATCTTGTGCCCGTGGCGAGTTGGCTTGCGTTGCGCGGCCGCTGCGCCGCCTGCGGGGGACGCATCTCCCTTTTTTATCCGCTGGTGGAAAGCGTTTCCTGCCTGTGCGCCGTGCTGCTGGCCGTGCGCTTCGGCGTGTCGCCGGCCTTTTGGGTCCAACTCGCGCTCTGCGGCGTGCTGATCACCGCTTCGGGCATTGACGCCCGCATCGCGGTGCTGCCCGATGCGCTGACGCTGGGCGGCGCGCTTGTTCTCTGTCCGCTCATGGTCTGGAGCACGGCGCTGACCTGGCGCGACAGTTGCGCGGGCGCTCTGCTGGGCTTCGCCCTGGCAGGCGGACTACATCTCTTTTTCCGCTACGTACGCAAAAAAACAGCCTTGGGCCTGGGCGACGTGAAACTCTTTCTCCTGCTCGGCGGGGTCTGCGGCTGGCAGGGCCTGCCGGGCATCTGCCTGATCAGCTCCGTAACGGCCGCTTCGGCCCTGATCCTGCTGCACCTTCGCGCCGCCGGAAATGACGGAAACGGCTCCGGCCCGAGCATCTTCGCCCGCCCTATCCCCTTCGGTCCCTTCCTTTCCCTGGGCGCGTTCACCTATCTGCTCTGGAGCGGGAGCGGCCAGTTCCGTCTGATTTTGCACTTCTAA
- a CDS encoding helix-turn-helix transcriptional regulator produces MRCIGEMMDCSKHSIKLTPRGAEVFRLSLDGFSTTRIARCLKITRSGVRRHREKMLMVNGCNSILELVAKYYGTYAE; encoded by the coding sequence ATGCGTTGTATCGGGGAGATGATGGATTGTTCCAAGCACAGCATAAAACTTACACCTCGCGGAGCGGAAGTCTTTCGACTGTCCCTCGACGGATTCAGCACCACAAGAATCGCCCGATGTCTGAAAATCACTCGAAGCGGCGTCCGACGCCACAGAGAAAAAATGCTCATGGTAAACGGATGTAATTCCATATTGGAATTGGTTGCAAAGTATTACGGGACATACGCAGAGTAA
- the secD gene encoding protein translocase subunit SecD — protein sequence MGLRWRLSIAVVVFLACLVYALPSVPGIGSALERILPSNKINLGLDLKGGIHLTLGVDVAKAVSNSLALAGQDLRRLAQDEKVVVLRPRVVGGTALEFILPRAENEDKLKEILSRHFPQLSVGEPRKGESGQLRYVAHFTAAEVTRLENMALDQALRTIRNRIDQFGVAEPDIRKQAGNRIQVQLPGISDPRRAVQIIGQTAHLEFHLVRDDVDPGKAVLPTGVVSLPLLENTPGGQKKEGQIAVEKDAMLTGEDVADARPAFDQMNKAYVTLNFNTRGARIFERVTTENVGRRMAIVLDGKVYSAPVIRERIGGGRASISGNFTTAEAQDLAIVLRAGSLPAPVSVLEERSVGPSLGQESIDSGVRAALVGAAAVVLFMAIYYGLSGLIADGMLCFTMLMVMAGMAAFGATLTLPGIAGIVLTIGMAVDANVLIYERIREELRLGLSPLAAVKAGFDRAAISITDSNLTTIIATVILYQFGTGPIRGFAVTLSLGIIASMFTAIFVSRAIFEEWARHCGPKGISI from the coding sequence ATGGGTCTGCGCTGGCGCTTGTCCATTGCGGTAGTGGTGTTTCTGGCATGCCTTGTTTACGCGCTGCCGAGCGTGCCCGGCATCGGGTCGGCTCTGGAGCGCATTCTGCCGTCCAACAAGATCAACCTTGGTCTTGACCTCAAGGGCGGCATCCACCTGACGCTGGGCGTCGATGTGGCCAAGGCCGTGAGCAATTCCCTGGCTCTGGCCGGGCAGGACCTGCGCCGTCTGGCCCAGGACGAAAAGGTCGTGGTGCTGCGGCCCCGCGTGGTGGGCGGCACAGCGCTGGAGTTTATACTGCCGCGCGCTGAAAATGAGGACAAGCTGAAGGAAATTCTCAGCCGCCACTTCCCGCAACTGTCCGTGGGCGAGCCGCGCAAGGGCGAATCCGGCCAGTTGCGCTACGTGGCCCACTTTACGGCCGCGGAAGTGACGCGTCTGGAAAACATGGCCCTGGATCAGGCCCTGCGCACCATCCGCAACCGCATCGACCAGTTCGGCGTGGCCGAGCCGGACATCCGCAAGCAGGCCGGGAACCGCATTCAGGTGCAGCTGCCCGGCATTTCCGACCCGCGCCGCGCCGTGCAGATCATCGGCCAGACGGCCCATCTGGAATTTCATCTGGTGCGCGACGACGTGGACCCCGGCAAGGCCGTGCTGCCCACGGGCGTGGTTTCCCTGCCCCTGCTGGAGAACACGCCGGGCGGCCAGAAGAAGGAAGGCCAGATCGCCGTGGAAAAGGACGCCATGCTCACCGGCGAGGATGTGGCCGACGCCCGGCCCGCCTTTGACCAGATGAACAAGGCCTACGTCACCCTGAATTTCAATACCCGCGGCGCGCGCATTTTCGAGCGGGTCACCACGGAAAACGTGGGCCGCCGCATGGCTATCGTGCTGGACGGCAAGGTCTACTCCGCGCCGGTGATCCGCGAGCGCATCGGCGGCGGCCGGGCCAGCATTTCCGGCAACTTCACCACCGCCGAGGCCCAGGACCTGGCCATCGTGCTGCGCGCCGGCTCCCTGCCCGCGCCGGTTTCGGTGCTGGAAGAACGCAGCGTGGGCCCCTCTCTGGGGCAGGAATCCATCGACAGCGGCGTGCGCGCAGCCCTGGTGGGCGCGGCCGCCGTGGTGCTGTTCATGGCCATCTACTACGGCCTCAGCGGCCTTATCGCCGACGGCATGCTCTGCTTCACCATGCTGATGGTCATGGCGGGCATGGCGGCTTTCGGGGCCACCCTGACCCTGCCGGGCATCGCGGGTATCGTGCTGACCATCGGCATGGCCGTGGACGCCAACGTGCTGATTTACGAACGAATACGCGAGGAACTGCGCTTGGGGCTGTCGCCGCTGGCGGCGGTCAAGGCGGGTTTTGACCGCGCCGCCATCTCCATCACCGACTCGAACCTGACCACCATCATCGCCACGGTGATCCTGTACCAGTTCGGCACCGGCCCCATCCGGGGCTTCGCGGTGACGCTCTCCCTGGGGATCATCGCCTCCATGTTCACGGCCATTTTCGTGTCGCGGGCCATTTTTGAGGAATGGGCGCGCCACTGCGGCCCCAAGGGCATCAGCATCTAG
- the secF gene encoding protein translocase subunit SecF encodes MGFAFIKHDTNIDFIGWRHWSYGISIVLLLAGLASALWGNGLKMGIDFAGGVIVQVQFDKPVNDEALKKSLDIPALPGITTQRFGEGGRDYLLRFSSAENADASALRTNVVDALASAFPDNAAEIQRLEVVGPKVGDDLTNKALSALYYAVLLIAVYISGRFEQRWMAGAIMAAALWGGMYVLGFTGLSMGWLVMTALAIAMVVCFFLKLNFALGAVVGLLHDVLITAGLLSIMNVEIDLNVMAALLTLVGYSLNDTIIVYDRLRENLRAAPQLDLAALINRSVNQTLSRTILTSGTTFVATLSLFLLGGGVIHDFALTMLIGVFIGTASSIYVSSAILLALGNTEFYVRAQEKEKYERPGEHGVV; translated from the coding sequence ATGGGCTTTGCATTTATCAAGCATGATACCAATATAGATTTTATCGGCTGGCGGCATTGGTCCTACGGCATTTCCATCGTTTTGCTGCTGGCCGGTCTGGCCTCGGCGCTGTGGGGCAACGGCCTCAAGATGGGCATCGACTTCGCGGGCGGCGTCATTGTCCAGGTGCAGTTCGACAAGCCCGTCAATGACGAGGCGCTCAAGAAAAGCCTGGATATCCCGGCCCTGCCCGGCATAACCACCCAGCGTTTCGGCGAGGGCGGGCGGGACTATCTGCTACGCTTTTCCAGTGCGGAAAACGCCGACGCCTCGGCCCTGCGCACCAATGTGGTCGATGCCCTGGCCTCGGCCTTTCCGGATAACGCGGCCGAGATCCAGCGTCTGGAAGTGGTGGGGCCCAAGGTGGGCGACGACTTGACCAACAAGGCTCTGAGCGCCCTGTATTACGCCGTGCTGCTCATCGCCGTATACATTTCCGGCCGTTTCGAGCAGCGCTGGATGGCAGGCGCCATCATGGCCGCGGCTCTCTGGGGCGGCATGTACGTGCTGGGCTTCACCGGCCTGAGCATGGGCTGGCTGGTGATGACGGCTCTGGCCATCGCCATGGTGGTCTGCTTTTTCCTCAAGCTCAACTTCGCGCTGGGAGCGGTGGTGGGCCTGCTGCACGACGTGCTCATCACGGCGGGCCTGCTCTCCATCATGAATGTGGAAATCGACCTCAACGTCATGGCGGCACTGCTGACTCTGGTGGGCTATTCCCTCAATGACACCATCATCGTCTATGACCGCTTGCGTGAGAATCTGCGCGCCGCGCCCCAACTGGATCTGGCCGCGCTCATCAACCGGAGCGTCAACCAGACCCTCTCGCGCACGATCCTGACCAGCGGCACCACCTTTGTGGCGACCCTGTCCCTCTTTCTGCTGGGCGGCGGCGTGATTCATGATTTCGCGCTGACCATGCTCATCGGCGTGTTTATCGGTACGGCCTCGTCCATCTATGTTTCCTCAGCCATCCTGCTGGCTCTGGGCAATACGGAATTCTACGTCCGGGCGCAGGAAAAGGAAAAGTACGAACGTCCGGGCGAGCATGGGGTAGTCTAG